The following are encoded in a window of Halococcus salifodinae DSM 8989 genomic DNA:
- a CDS encoding DUF7577 domain-containing protein, producing the protein MGSVSNTGADSPSKNPSQESGLIACPSCGSANEKFYTYCRECIASLRDSSQTQYLYLPQGR; encoded by the coding sequence ATGGGGTCCGTATCCAATACTGGTGCTGACTCACCTAGTAAAAATCCATCCCAGGAATCTGGCCTCATAGCATGTCCAAGTTGTGGTTCTGCTAATGAAAAATTCTACACGTACTGTCGAGAGTGTATAGCATCCTTACGAGACTCTTCGCAGACACAGTATCTATACCTTCCACAAGGGAGATGA
- a CDS encoding DoxX family protein: MKQRPSKGVISGVLLGLCSLIATSKTARAHVKYVTEGGDPIDAVHFLSEALSEPTTAFVLVGSAIAVVAVIAVYLHFRPAARDITLFRNTLSEYKDLLPWLLRLSIGLPLVGAGFAGYFFTPVVATPTRLFEVAVGFLLLFGLATRFVAGVGFLGYLVGLVFHPELLLAAEYVPGFIAIILLGGGRPSADHVLARIAATDGTLYARIDPIYRRLSIPFARMVEPYTLYVPTVLRAGLGFTFFYLGFTQKLMNPGDALAVVAQYDLTAVVPVSPELWVLGAGLVEMAIGVTLLFGVFTRASAGVAFVMFTTTLFGLPNDPVLAHISLFGLVSVLLVTGSGPFALDEWMETSEVETQAAPAD; the protein is encoded by the coding sequence ATGAAGCAACGGCCGTCGAAAGGTGTGATTTCCGGGGTACTACTCGGACTGTGCAGTCTCATTGCGACCAGCAAAACGGCACGAGCGCACGTGAAATACGTGACTGAAGGTGGTGATCCGATTGACGCCGTACATTTTCTGAGTGAGGCGCTGTCGGAGCCGACGACTGCGTTCGTTCTCGTCGGGAGTGCAATAGCGGTCGTCGCAGTGATAGCGGTCTATCTGCACTTTCGACCGGCGGCCCGTGACATCACTCTCTTCCGAAACACGTTGTCGGAGTACAAGGATCTCCTACCGTGGCTCCTGCGGTTGAGTATCGGACTACCGCTTGTGGGCGCGGGCTTCGCCGGATATTTTTTCACTCCGGTCGTGGCTACTCCGACTCGTCTTTTCGAGGTGGCAGTCGGCTTTCTGCTCCTTTTCGGACTCGCCACGCGGTTCGTGGCCGGAGTGGGCTTTCTCGGGTATCTCGTCGGATTGGTCTTCCATCCCGAACTGCTGCTGGCCGCCGAGTACGTGCCGGGATTCATCGCAATCATCCTGCTTGGCGGTGGACGACCGAGTGCCGATCACGTGTTGGCACGGATTGCGGCGACTGACGGAACGCTCTATGCCAGAATTGATCCGATCTACCGTCGTCTTTCGATCCCGTTCGCGCGTATGGTTGAGCCGTATACGCTGTATGTGCCAACGGTACTCCGGGCTGGACTCGGGTTTACGTTCTTCTATCTCGGGTTCACGCAGAAGTTGATGAACCCCGGCGATGCCCTCGCGGTGGTCGCCCAGTATGACCTCACGGCGGTCGTCCCGGTTTCGCCCGAATTGTGGGTTCTCGGTGCCGGTCTCGTAGAGATGGCCATTGGAGTAACACTCCTCTTCGGTGTGTTCACCCGTGCGTCTGCTGGGGTTGCGTTCGTCATGTTCACCACGACACTGTTCGGGCTCCCGAATGACCCGGTGCTCGCCCACATCTCGCTGTTCGGGCTCGTCTCGGTGTTGCTGGTGACGGGTTCCGGTCCGTTTGCACTCGATGAGTGGATGGAGACCAGCGAGGTGGAGACACAAGCAGCGCCTGCCGATTAG
- a CDS encoding SLOG family protein: MDTTADAHNDRSQPDHPADGLSVIVAGSRSILNCLSRDGQRRIVAEAIDRSGFAVAEIVSGTARGVDQLGEDWATQRGIPVERFPADWNTHGKAAGPIRNEKMAEYADALVAIRVNGSAGTGDMIDTGTDVLGTDRVHRVPVTSSE, from the coding sequence ATGGACACTACTGCCGACGCTCACAACGACCGCTCGCAACCCGACCACCCCGCTGACGGTCTCTCCGTGATCGTCGCCGGCTCACGCTCCATCCTCAACTGTCTCTCGCGGGACGGCCAGCGTCGTATCGTTGCCGAGGCAATCGACCGATCGGGGTTCGCCGTCGCGGAGATCGTTTCCGGAACGGCTCGGGGTGTCGATCAGCTCGGCGAAGACTGGGCTACTCAGCGCGGTATCCCGGTCGAGCGCTTCCCCGCCGATTGGAACACCCACGGGAAGGCAGCAGGTCCCATCCGAAACGAGAAAATGGCCGAGTACGCCGACGCCCTCGTGGCGATCCGCGTCAACGGGTCGGCAGGGACAGGCGATATGATCGATACCGGCACTGACGTACTCGGGACGGATCGTGTTCACCGGGTTCCGGTCACGAGTAGCGAGTGA
- a CDS encoding cupin domain-containing protein, which translates to MTATTPPESTTKPEITRLDTLEKTPHAEVFDHHTPRTVRLMLDAGQQMPPHRHPGTDIVLHVLTGELDLVLDEDTYALAPGDLIRFSGECEISPCAIEDSVAVVVFSPSE; encoded by the coding sequence ATGACAGCAACCACGCCTCCCGAATCCACGACCAAGCCGGAGATCACGCGCCTCGATACGTTAGAGAAGACGCCCCACGCAGAGGTGTTCGACCACCACACGCCTCGAACCGTCCGGCTAATGCTCGATGCCGGACAGCAGATGCCCCCGCATCGACATCCGGGCACCGATATCGTGCTTCATGTACTCACTGGCGAACTCGACCTCGTGCTCGATGAGGACACTTATGCGCTCGCTCCGGGCGATCTGATACGGTTCAGCGGTGAATGCGAGATCTCACCGTGCGCTATCGAGGATAGTGTTGCGGTGGTCGTTTTCTCACCATCCGAATGA
- a CDS encoding cbb3-type cytochrome c oxidase subunit I: MGVVLLGVVIWLTRIEDWRSYTPLAGGSGAISEESGYAHEEKPGGIIRWFTTVDHKDIGMLYGAYAVIAFSVGGIMVMLMRAELIAPATDVIGAEFYNSLLTSHGITMLFLFGTPVLAAFGNYFVPLLIGADDMAFPRINAIAFWLLPPGALLIWGGFFTAPIASLDIVPAQTAWTMYTPLAAGVGSGTQANVGVDFMLLGLHLTGVSATMGAINFIATIFTERGPDVNWANLDMFSWTMLTQSGLILFAFPLLGSAIIMLLLDRNFATTFFAAGEGGGPILWQHLFWFFGHPEVYILVLPPMGLVSLILPKFSGRKLFGFKFVVYSTLAIGVLSFGVWAHHMFATGIDPRIRASFMAVSLAIAIPSAVKTFNWTTTMWGGNVKLTAPMLFCIGFVSNFIIGGVTGVFLAAIPVNLVLHDTYYVVGHFHYIVMGAIGFAVFAGLYYWYPIFTGKMYQRKLAKAHFWLSMIGTNLTFFAMLYLGYLGMPRRYATYDFPIGPVNIITVFHQLATLGALIIFVGQVIWIWNFVQSWYEAPSMEDVDPWSLKETGQFTHEWQWHERRTETAIADGGDDTESGAKENQSR; this comes from the coding sequence ATGGGCGTGGTCCTGTTAGGCGTAGTGATCTGGCTCACCCGGATTGAGGACTGGCGGTCGTACACGCCGCTTGCGGGCGGGAGCGGAGCTATTAGTGAAGAGAGTGGCTATGCTCATGAGGAAAAGCCCGGTGGGATCATTCGATGGTTCACGACGGTCGATCACAAGGACATCGGAATGCTGTACGGAGCCTACGCAGTCATCGCGTTCTCTGTCGGCGGGATCATGGTCATGCTGATGCGAGCGGAGCTCATCGCGCCCGCCACCGACGTCATCGGCGCGGAGTTCTACAACTCGCTGTTGACGAGCCACGGTATCACGATGCTGTTCCTGTTCGGGACACCCGTGCTCGCGGCGTTCGGGAACTACTTCGTCCCCCTCCTGATCGGCGCAGACGACATGGCATTTCCGCGGATCAACGCCATCGCGTTCTGGCTGCTACCGCCCGGCGCGCTTTTGATCTGGGGCGGATTCTTTACGGCCCCGATCGCGAGCCTTGACATCGTTCCGGCACAGACCGCGTGGACGATGTACACCCCGCTGGCGGCGGGCGTCGGCAGCGGCACCCAGGCGAATGTCGGGGTCGACTTCATGCTGCTCGGGCTCCATCTCACCGGCGTCTCGGCCACGATGGGCGCGATCAACTTCATCGCCACCATCTTCACCGAGCGCGGTCCCGACGTCAACTGGGCAAACCTCGATATGTTTTCGTGGACCATGCTGACTCAGTCCGGGTTGATTCTGTTCGCGTTCCCGCTGCTCGGCAGCGCGATCATCATGCTGCTGCTCGACCGCAACTTCGCGACGACCTTCTTTGCGGCCGGGGAGGGTGGCGGCCCGATCCTCTGGCAGCACCTGTTTTGGTTCTTCGGCCACCCTGAGGTGTACATCCTCGTCTTGCCGCCCATGGGGCTCGTCAGCCTGATACTGCCGAAGTTCTCGGGGCGAAAACTATTCGGATTTAAGTTCGTGGTCTACTCAACGCTCGCGATCGGGGTGCTCTCCTTTGGCGTCTGGGCCCACCACATGTTCGCGACCGGGATCGACCCGCGAATCCGGGCGAGTTTCATGGCCGTGTCACTGGCAATTGCGATCCCGAGTGCGGTTAAGACGTTCAACTGGACCACGACGATGTGGGGTGGTAACGTCAAACTGACCGCACCGATGCTGTTCTGTATTGGATTCGTTTCGAACTTCATCATCGGCGGCGTGACTGGCGTGTTCCTCGCTGCGATCCCGGTGAACCTCGTCCTCCACGACACCTACTACGTGGTCGGTCACTTCCACTACATCGTGATGGGGGCGATCGGCTTTGCGGTGTTCGCCGGACTATACTACTGGTATCCGATCTTTACAGGGAAGATGTATCAGAGAAAACTAGCGAAGGCTCATTTCTGGCTCTCGATGATCGGGACCAATCTCACATTCTTCGCGATGTTGTACCTCGGCTATCTCGGGATGCCTCGCCGGTACGCGACGTACGATTTCCCGATCGGACCGGTGAACATCATCACCGTTTTCCACCAGCTCGCGACCCTCGGCGCGCTGATCATCTTCGTCGGTCAGGTCATTTGGATTTGGAACTTCGTCCAGTCGTGGTACGAAGCCCCCTCGATGGAGGACGTCGATCCATGGAGCCTGAAAGAGACCGGTCAGTTCACCCACGAGTGGCAGTGGCATGAGCGACGGACGGAGACAGCCATTGCCGATGGTGGAGATGATACAGAAAGTGGAGCTAAGGAGAACCAGTCCCGATAA
- a CDS encoding NADH-quinone oxidoreductase subunit D-related protein, with translation MRSRARRANSGSTSGATVPTNPLGSRFAVRHSRXGELGIYIRSDGTDKPARFKIRSPAFSNLQALPEMAEGEYIPDLIASLASLDIVLGEVDR, from the coding sequence GTGCGGTCGAGGGCGCGAAGGGCGAACTCGGGATCTACATCCGGAGCGACGGTACCGACAAACCCGCTCGGTTCAAGATTCGCAGTCCGGCATTCTCGAATNGGCGAACTCGGGATCTACATCCGGAGCGACGGTACCGACAAACCCGCTCGGTTCAAGATTCGCAGTCCGGCATTCTCGAATCTTCAAGCTCTCCCAGAGATGGCGGAGGGTGAGTACATCCCCGATCTAATCGCCTCCCTGGCAAGCCTCGACATCGTGCTCGGTGAAGTCGATAGATGA
- a CDS encoding phosphotransacetylase family protein, which translates to MNPILFTSTDESTGKTAIALAVARTADERGVNTGYMKPKGTRLQSNVGKTLDEDPLLARELLDLDAEVHELEPVVYSQTLIESALRGQADSEELRERVTTSYHGLADDRDLIVVEGGNRLSTGGIIDLTDRAVADLLDARVVLIAHYDEPGDVDDLLAAIQQLGEVDGVLFNGVSDDDYEDVTTDVIPFLEDRGIPILGVVPHQRELAGITVADLADELGARVLTDETSLDGLIERVTVGAMGPEAALGQFRRTRSAAMITGGDRPEIQTAALQASGVACLLLTGGHSPPQAVLGRAEKASVPVLLVPSDTITAVDRAEDAIDSGPARSADTVERMRSLLTDHLDVDMLLNLN; encoded by the coding sequence ATGAACCCGATACTGTTCACCTCGACCGACGAAAGCACCGGTAAGACTGCCATCGCGCTCGCGGTCGCGCGCACCGCCGACGAGAGAGGCGTGAACACTGGCTACATGAAACCGAAAGGCACGCGTCTACAAAGTAACGTCGGGAAGACCCTCGACGAGGATCCGCTGCTCGCGCGTGAATTACTCGATCTCGACGCCGAGGTTCACGAATTGGAACCGGTGGTATACTCACAGACGCTCATAGAGAGTGCACTTCGAGGGCAAGCCGATTCCGAAGAATTGCGTGAGCGCGTCACAACGAGCTATCATGGCCTTGCCGACGATCGCGATCTGATAGTGGTAGAGGGAGGGAACCGACTCTCGACAGGAGGAATCATCGATCTCACCGACCGAGCAGTCGCAGATTTACTCGATGCACGAGTGGTACTCATCGCGCACTACGACGAGCCCGGCGATGTGGACGACCTCCTCGCGGCGATCCAGCAGCTCGGTGAGGTGGACGGTGTGCTGTTCAATGGCGTGTCGGACGACGACTACGAAGACGTGACGACCGACGTCATCCCCTTTCTCGAAGATCGGGGGATACCGATACTTGGGGTGGTGCCCCACCAGCGTGAACTCGCGGGCATCACGGTGGCAGACCTCGCCGACGAACTCGGGGCACGAGTGCTCACTGACGAGACCTCCCTCGATGGACTTATCGAACGGGTCACCGTCGGTGCGATGGGTCCCGAAGCTGCCCTCGGGCAGTTCCGGCGCACACGCTCGGCCGCGATGATCACTGGCGGCGACCGGCCCGAGATTCAGACCGCAGCACTGCAGGCGTCTGGCGTCGCCTGCCTGCTTCTCACCGGCGGTCACAGCCCCCCACAGGCAGTTCTCGGTCGCGCAGAAAAGGCCAGTGTGCCGGTACTGCTCGTCCCATCCGATACGATCACGGCTGTCGACCGTGCTGAGGACGCCATCGACTCCGGCCCAGCACGGAGCGCTGACACCGTCGAGCGGATGCGGTCGCTGCTCACAGACCATCTCGATGTCGACATGCTGCTCAACTTAAATTGA
- a CDS encoding cyclodeaminase/cyclohydrolase family protein encodes MNFANQTINEFLGNVAASTVTPSGGAVAAIGGASGAALCEMVCIHTIEKDDYADVRPELTDIRNELRNHRDRLLELADEDSIAVNELQAAFETSSDENRTELVQEKSRRTTEVPLQIAEVCLEVLEHARVVTSKGNRNALADAGTGVFLAHSALKASVYTAESNLELIEDPTVVTEAEERGAKIERRADELLEQVKANVEETV; translated from the coding sequence ATGAATTTCGCTAACCAGACCATCAACGAATTCCTCGGAAATGTTGCGGCGAGCACCGTAACGCCAAGCGGTGGGGCAGTCGCTGCCATCGGTGGTGCTTCCGGAGCGGCGCTTTGTGAGATGGTCTGTATCCACACGATTGAAAAGGATGATTACGCTGACGTTCGCCCCGAGCTAACCGACATACGTAATGAATTAAGGAATCACCGGGATCGCCTGTTGGAGCTCGCAGATGAGGACTCAATAGCTGTCAACGAGTTGCAGGCCGCGTTCGAAACGTCCAGCGACGAGAACCGCACTGAACTGGTTCAAGAGAAATCACGACGCACTACCGAAGTCCCGCTCCAGATAGCTGAGGTCTGTCTTGAGGTCCTCGAACATGCGAGAGTAGTGACGTCGAAGGGAAACCGGAATGCTCTCGCCGACGCTGGAACAGGAGTGTTTCTCGCTCACTCAGCCCTGAAGGCATCAGTATACACTGCAGAGAGCAACCTGGAGTTGATAGAGGATCCGACCGTCGTCACGGAAGCTGAGGAGCGTGGGGCCAAGATCGAGAGGAGGGCCGATGAACTACTGGAACAGGTGAAAGCAAACGTTGAGGAGACTGTTTGA
- a CDS encoding helix-turn-helix domain-containing protein, protein MYEVLDDVTAQVLLAIESGDSIHRVAQHLQRPYETVRQAVNRLEAAGYVDYHDGLSVVDSRVRNAACELVAASAGVSPPSIEEAYVIPQFGEWPFGFTRIDAVYVWTRGGYQVGRAPEDYPLFLSVREQDVDDWVEFFESFGLPVAFERQPRDRLTEPLQIVLDPHRSLDIDHVEGYPVIPRDDTIEYMREHYAQFQSALAMLDRMYEDLDLGVAYQETERVQS, encoded by the coding sequence ATGTACGAGGTGCTCGACGATGTGACGGCACAAGTTCTGCTTGCTATCGAGAGCGGCGACTCGATTCACCGTGTCGCTCAACACCTTCAAAGGCCCTACGAGACGGTCAGACAGGCCGTCAACCGACTTGAAGCGGCAGGCTACGTCGACTACCATGATGGCCTCTCCGTCGTCGATAGTCGGGTACGTAATGCAGCGTGCGAGTTGGTAGCTGCAAGCGCGGGCGTCAGTCCCCCATCGATAGAAGAGGCGTACGTCATCCCACAGTTCGGCGAGTGGCCGTTCGGGTTCACTCGGATCGACGCAGTCTACGTGTGGACACGAGGTGGGTACCAGGTCGGCCGTGCTCCGGAGGACTACCCGTTGTTCCTCTCCGTTCGTGAACAGGATGTCGACGACTGGGTGGAGTTCTTCGAGTCGTTCGGCCTGCCAGTCGCATTCGAGCGCCAGCCCCGAGACAGACTCACAGAACCACTACAGATCGTTCTCGACCCACATCGATCACTCGATATCGATCACGTCGAAGGCTATCCCGTTATCCCACGGGACGACACGATCGAATATATGCGCGAGCACTATGCACAGTTCCAGTCGGCCCTCGCGATGCTCGACCGTATGTACGAGGACCTCGATCTGGGTGTCGCTTACCAAGAGACTGAGCGGGTTCAATCGTGA
- a CDS encoding acetate--CoA ligase family protein has product MGDLSELFAPSTVAVVGATEREGSVGRAVTANLLEFDGEVVPVNPNKETVFDHECYPDLGSVPDPVDLAVVVVPAAVAVEVVRDAGAAGIENVVVLTAGFGEAGSKGATRERKLRETASEYGLNLVGPNSVGVMSTSVGMNATFGPESARDGSISFMSQSGAFITAVLDWANDRDIGFRDVVSLGNKAVLDERDFVEAWGESYNTDVIIGYLEDIADGGAFIETAQEVTQETPIVVVKSGRTEAGAQAASSHTGAIAGSERAYEAGLEQAGVIRAETVEELFDAASMLDGQPLPENEAVAVITNAGGPGVLATDAVGDSQLELASFADDTLRSFEEVLPEEANIYNPVDVLGDAAAERFSDALDMALSDANVGAALVLACPTAVLSFEELAEITSTTQAEHDLPVAACLMGGESTHEARDILDDAGIPTYFDPSRAVTGLASLARYREISTREYEAPASFDVDHERARDIIQKTAERPSNTLGVEAMDLLDAYGIPTPQGAVVDTPTEAERLATDIDGDVVMKIASPDIQHKSDIGGVRVGVSDSEVADAYEDLIARAKNYQPNATLLGVQLQEQVDLDTGTETIVGMNRDPQFGPLLLFGLGGIFVETLEDVAVRVAPVSEPMTAAMVDEIDAAPLLRGARGRDPVDETALVETLQRVSQLVTDFPVLLELDINPLVATPEGVVAVDLAATIDSEELDP; this is encoded by the coding sequence ATGGGTGATCTCTCGGAGCTATTCGCGCCTTCGACCGTGGCCGTCGTCGGTGCAACCGAGCGTGAAGGCTCGGTCGGGCGGGCGGTCACCGCCAATTTACTCGAATTCGACGGGGAGGTGGTACCCGTCAACCCGAACAAGGAGACAGTATTCGACCACGAGTGCTATCCCGACCTCGGCTCGGTTCCCGATCCTGTGGACCTCGCGGTAGTAGTCGTACCAGCCGCTGTCGCTGTCGAGGTCGTCCGTGATGCGGGGGCGGCTGGCATCGAGAACGTCGTCGTGCTCACTGCTGGCTTCGGTGAGGCGGGCAGCAAGGGAGCCACTCGCGAACGCAAACTCCGCGAGACGGCCAGCGAGTATGGCCTGAATCTCGTTGGACCGAACAGCGTTGGCGTGATGAGCACCTCGGTGGGCATGAACGCGACATTTGGGCCCGAGAGCGCTCGAGACGGCTCGATCTCCTTCATGAGTCAGTCGGGTGCGTTCATCACTGCAGTGCTGGACTGGGCGAATGACCGCGACATCGGTTTTCGCGACGTGGTTTCGCTCGGCAACAAGGCCGTCCTCGACGAACGCGATTTCGTCGAGGCATGGGGCGAGAGCTACAACACCGATGTCATTATCGGTTATCTGGAAGATATCGCGGACGGCGGTGCATTCATCGAGACAGCACAGGAGGTCACTCAGGAAACGCCGATCGTGGTCGTGAAATCCGGTCGGACGGAGGCGGGCGCACAGGCAGCCTCCTCGCACACGGGGGCGATCGCTGGCAGCGAGCGCGCGTACGAGGCAGGTCTCGAACAGGCGGGTGTTATTCGCGCGGAGACAGTCGAAGAGTTGTTCGACGCTGCGAGTATGCTTGATGGTCAGCCACTCCCGGAGAACGAGGCGGTTGCCGTCATCACAAACGCGGGAGGACCGGGGGTGCTGGCCACCGATGCGGTCGGTGACTCCCAATTGGAATTGGCCTCATTCGCTGACGACACGCTCAGATCGTTCGAGGAGGTCCTCCCAGAAGAAGCGAATATCTACAATCCAGTGGATGTCCTTGGTGACGCAGCAGCCGAGCGCTTCAGCGACGCGCTCGATATGGCGCTCTCCGATGCAAACGTCGGCGCAGCACTCGTGCTCGCTTGTCCGACGGCGGTACTCTCCTTCGAAGAACTCGCTGAAATCACGAGCACGACACAGGCCGAGCATGACCTTCCGGTGGCTGCCTGTCTGATGGGTGGGGAGTCAACGCACGAAGCACGCGATATCCTCGACGACGCTGGCATTCCAACCTATTTCGATCCATCACGGGCGGTCACGGGCCTCGCTTCACTTGCGCGCTACAGGGAAATTTCGACCCGCGAGTACGAAGCTCCAGCGTCGTTCGACGTTGATCACGAGCGGGCTCGAGATATCATCCAGAAGACGGCTGAACGCCCCTCGAATACGCTCGGCGTCGAAGCGATGGATTTGCTCGATGCCTACGGTATTCCGACGCCGCAAGGGGCAGTCGTGGACACCCCGACTGAGGCCGAGCGTCTCGCGACCGACATCGATGGCGACGTCGTCATGAAGATCGCCAGTCCGGATATTCAGCACAAATCCGACATCGGCGGCGTCCGTGTCGGTGTCTCTGACAGTGAGGTGGCTGACGCCTATGAAGATCTCATTGCTCGCGCGAAGAACTACCAGCCGAACGCTACCTTACTCGGCGTCCAACTCCAAGAACAGGTCGACCTTGACACCGGAACCGAAACTATCGTGGGAATGAACCGCGACCCACAGTTCGGTCCCCTGTTGCTATTCGGTCTCGGGGGGATCTTCGTCGAGACTCTCGAAGACGTCGCCGTCAGGGTCGCACCCGTGAGTGAACCGATGACCGCAGCGATGGTTGATGAGATCGATGCCGCGCCGTTGCTCCGCGGAGCTCGGGGGCGCGATCCCGTCGACGAGACGGCACTCGTTGAAACACTCCAGCGAGTTTCGCAGTTGGTTACTGATTTCCCTGTCCTTCTCGAACTCGATATCAACCCGCTCGTTGCCACGCCTGAAGGAGTCGTGGCGGTGGATCTCGCGGCGACTATCGACTCGGAGGAACTCGACCCATGA
- a CDS encoding hypothetical protein (Replication protein A protects and stabilize the intermediate ssDNA that is generated by the unwinding action of a DNA helicase at the replication fork. In addition, SSBs prevent the formation of secondary structures by single-stranded template DNA.) has protein sequence MSVQSTSGSIVEQFQNNADVEVDPDEVEARVTALVEEYQVPEDEARRSVTNHLLDEHDIDQDAFYAESGNDLVSVDAIDAEEQWVDLEVEVDQLWEPRADSIAQVGLLADETGRIKFVSWETSDLPELEEGQSYTISNVVTDEYEGDFSVKLNKTTEIVALDEAVETSTGNESVASEGALVAIKPGSGLIKRCPGDDCTRVLQNGRCSEHGEGEGEFDMRIKAAFDDGQNVEDVIFDAEATEAVSEISLNEGTDMAMDALDPSVVADRLRAELVGHYFAIEGPEIGEYHLVNEVEEIGPDDAAAADAARVLDESFDAELV, from the coding sequence ATGTCTGTCCAAAGTACCAGCGGTTCGATCGTCGAACAGTTCCAGAACAACGCGGATGTCGAAGTCGATCCCGATGAGGTCGAAGCACGCGTGACTGCGCTCGTCGAGGAGTACCAGGTCCCCGAGGACGAGGCTCGCCGGAGTGTCACCAACCACCTGCTCGACGAGCACGACATCGATCAGGACGCCTTCTACGCGGAGTCGGGCAACGATCTCGTCAGTGTCGATGCGATCGACGCTGAGGAGCAGTGGGTCGATCTCGAAGTCGAAGTCGATCAGCTGTGGGAGCCCCGCGCTGACTCGATCGCTCAGGTCGGGCTGCTGGCTGATGAGACGGGCCGCATCAAGTTCGTCTCGTGGGAGACCTCGGATCTGCCCGAGCTCGAAGAGGGACAGTCCTACACCATCTCGAACGTCGTCACCGACGAGTACGAGGGCGACTTCTCGGTCAAGCTGAACAAGACGACCGAGATTGTAGCGCTCGACGAGGCTGTCGAAACGAGCACTGGCAACGAGTCGGTGGCCTCGGAGGGCGCACTGGTCGCGATCAAGCCCGGTAGCGGCCTCATCAAGCGCTGCCCCGGAGACGACTGCACGCGCGTGCTCCAGAACGGGCGGTGCTCGGAACACGGCGAGGGCGAGGGTGAGTTCGACATGCGGATCAAGGCCGCCTTCGACGACGGGCAGAACGTCGAGGACGTGATCTTCGACGCCGAAGCCACCGAGGCCGTCAGCGAGATCTCCCTCAACGAGGGGACCGACATGGCGATGGACGCGCTCGATCCGAGCGTCGTCGCCGATCGTCTCCGCGCGGAGCTCGTGGGTCACTACTTCGCCATCGAAGGGCCGGAGATCGGGGAGTATCACCTTGTGAACGAAGTCGAGGAGATCGGCCCGGACGACGCGGCCGCAGCGGACGCGGCGCGCGTCCTGGACGAGAGCTTCGACGCAGAGCTGGTCTGA